The Streptomyces sp. NL15-2K genome contains a region encoding:
- a CDS encoding reverse transcriptase domain-containing protein, translated as MPVDHPQPTRACRCAHVERESQNTYLRGIAPQGAPVSPVLANLFLHYAFDVWMVRDFPTVPFERYADDAVVHCVTERQARQVLAALSDRMAEVGLRLHPAKTRIVYCQDGLRRGSYEHTSFTFLGFRFQQRQMRDRNGRIRWSFRPAVSRDALKRLGEEVRSWRLHRRVNLTVEELAQRINPIVAGWMQYYGRFYRSALYPLLMRINAYLVRWLRNKYRRFRAMRKAIAAFQRAAKRRPGMFAQWRWVSSPSLAW; from the coding sequence ATGCCGGTTGACCATCCACAACCAACGCGGGCGTGTCGCTGTGCACATGTGGAAAGAGAATCCCAAAACACTTATCTACGTGGCATTGCGCCACAAGGAGCCCCGGTTTCTCCTGTTTTGGCGAACCTGTTCCTGCACTACGCGTTCGACGTCTGGATGGTCCGGGACTTTCCGACCGTCCCCTTCGAACGCTATGCGGACGATGCGGTCGTGCACTGCGTCACCGAGCGCCAGGCCCGCCAGGTGCTGGCCGCGCTCTCGGACAGGATGGCCGAGGTCGGGCTGCGTCTGCACCCGGCCAAGACCCGGATCGTGTACTGCCAGGACGGATTGCGGCGCGGCTCGTACGAGCACACGTCGTTCACGTTCCTGGGGTTCAGGTTCCAACAGCGCCAAATGCGGGACAGGAACGGCCGCATCAGATGGTCGTTCCGTCCCGCGGTCAGCAGGGACGCCCTCAAACGACTCGGCGAGGAGGTCCGTTCCTGGCGGCTTCACCGGCGGGTCAACCTCACCGTGGAAGAACTCGCGCAGCGGATCAATCCGATCGTCGCGGGCTGGATGCAGTATTACGGCCGGTTCTACCGATCGGCCTTGTATCCACTTCTGATGCGCATCAACGCCTACCTGGTGCGCTGGCTCCGCAACAAGTACAGACGGTTTCGCGCGATGAGGAAGGCCATCGCGGCCTTCCAGCGGGCAGCCAAGCGCCGCCCGGGGATGTTCGCGCAGTGGAGATGGGTCAGTTCCCCCTCCTTGGCCTGGTGA